In one window of Pseudooceanicola aestuarii DNA:
- a CDS encoding histidine kinase dimerization/phosphoacceptor domain -containing protein — MRIGVLDRLGTRVVAMLTVALLPVGLIAIMQTRSVVTQADELARTALVGVTRALMEPQGDLTHEGFAAARVLAGALVPMLDDLEGCSALMSGFVRAHPNFTIATFVDAEGQSSCNSRNQVVDLSNSVTYQTMRDRPAPRIARIDTGRLSGSTVILISQPVFDANELIGHVSLSLPTENVRFDIDTETEQKPLEMVLINSQGETLMTASPNPEASDFLPAYRDLSTYHYRRATAFAADDRAGDERLYTIVPLIPGIVFGVVVWDLRDVHAETGLMNRSALAFPVLMWAISLIVSYFAVHRLVIRYVRILRDKMRYFGREGELLEAGTTTLRGMPSELRQMEETFNHMVERITRDTAELENNLHEKNVLLKEVHHRVKNNLQLIASIMNMEMRKASAQETKLTLRRVQDRILGLATVHSNLYQTSRLSSLRADALLEDIVNHTLRGSVGLDDAADVHVTLEEAVLAPDQAVPLSLLATEAATNAAKYLGQPETGKPWIRVELLRDGPRRFVFSIANSKGTRLQKDWDREESGLGSQLILAFASQLATTPEVTEDEETYTMRIAVSIPGSAENDNP; from the coding sequence GTGCGAATCGGTGTGCTGGACCGGCTCGGGACGCGGGTCGTGGCGATGCTCACGGTGGCGTTGCTGCCCGTGGGGTTGATCGCGATCATGCAAACCCGCAGCGTGGTCACCCAGGCGGATGAACTTGCCCGCACGGCCCTTGTCGGCGTGACCCGCGCCCTGATGGAGCCGCAGGGCGACCTGACCCACGAAGGGTTCGCCGCCGCCCGCGTCCTGGCCGGGGCCCTCGTGCCCATGCTCGATGACCTTGAGGGGTGTTCGGCGCTGATGTCGGGCTTTGTGCGGGCACATCCGAATTTCACCATCGCCACCTTTGTCGATGCCGAGGGGCAATCCAGCTGCAATTCACGCAACCAGGTCGTGGATCTGTCCAACTCCGTGACCTACCAGACGATGCGCGACCGTCCCGCCCCGCGCATCGCCCGCATCGACACCGGCCGGCTTTCGGGGAGTACCGTGATCCTGATCTCGCAACCGGTGTTCGACGCGAACGAGCTGATCGGCCACGTCAGCCTGTCCCTGCCCACCGAAAACGTGCGCTTCGACATCGATACGGAGACAGAGCAGAAGCCGCTGGAAATGGTGCTGATCAATTCCCAGGGCGAGACGCTGATGACCGCCAGCCCGAACCCGGAGGCCAGCGATTTCCTGCCCGCCTATCGTGACCTGTCCACCTATCACTACCGCCGCGCCACCGCCTTTGCCGCCGATGACCGCGCGGGTGATGAACGACTTTATACCATCGTGCCGCTGATCCCCGGCATCGTCTTTGGCGTCGTGGTCTGGGATCTGCGCGACGTCCATGCCGAAACCGGCCTGATGAACCGCTCTGCCCTCGCCTTTCCGGTTCTGATGTGGGCGATCAGCCTGATCGTCTCCTATTTCGCGGTGCACCGGCTGGTCATCCGCTATGTCCGCATTCTGCGGGACAAGATGCGCTATTTCGGACGCGAGGGCGAACTGCTCGAAGCCGGCACCACCACGCTGCGCGGGATGCCCTCGGAGCTGCGCCAGATGGAGGAGACGTTCAACCACATGGTCGAGCGGATCACGCGCGACACGGCCGAGCTGGAAAACAACCTGCATGAAAAGAACGTGCTGCTGAAGGAAGTCCACCACCGAGTGAAGAACAATCTCCAGCTGATCGCCTCCATCATGAACATGGAGATGCGCAAGGCCTCCGCCCAGGAGACAAAGCTGACGCTGCGCCGCGTGCAGGACCGCATTCTGGGCTTGGCGACAGTGCATTCGAATCTCTACCAGACCTCTCGGCTGTCCAGCCTGCGCGCCGATGCGTTGCTGGAGGATATCGTGAACCATACGCTGCGCGGCTCTGTCGGGTTGGACGATGCCGCCGATGTCCATGTCACTCTGGAGGAGGCCGTTCTGGCCCCCGACCAGGCCGTGCCGCTGTCCCTTCTGGCGACGGAGGCCGCGACCAACGCGGCGAAATACCTGGGTCAACCGGAAACCGGCAAGCCCTGGATCCGCGTCGAACTGCTGCGCGACGGGCCCCGGCGGTTCGTGTTCTCCATCGCCAATTCCAAGGGCACGCGCCTTCAAAAGGATTGGGACCGGGAAGAATCCGGCCTCGGGTCGCAATTGATCCTGGCCTTCGCCTCCCAACTTGCCACCACGCCCGAGGTGACGGAGGACGAGGAGACCTACACCATGCGGATCGCCGTCTCGATCCCCGGCTCGGCCGAGAACGACAACCCCTGA
- a CDS encoding RNA polymerase sigma factor → MSTPDPRDEIVEHLPALRAFAMSLARNSAQADDLVQDTIVKAWSKFDKFQQGTNLRAWLFTILRNTFYSGRRKASREVADVDGVFASTLATKPDHDGRLAMKDFEVAFAQLPDEQREALILVGASGFSYEEAAETCGCAVGTIKSRANRGRAKLAELLKLDDNESMELTDQSTMAVLASNARSAG, encoded by the coding sequence ATGAGCACCCCCGATCCGCGCGACGAGATTGTCGAACACCTTCCCGCCCTCAGGGCCTTTGCCATGAGCCTTGCCCGCAACTCGGCCCAGGCGGATGACCTGGTGCAGGATACCATCGTCAAGGCCTGGTCGAAATTCGACAAGTTCCAGCAGGGCACCAACCTGCGGGCCTGGTTGTTCACCATCCTGCGCAACACCTTCTATTCCGGGCGCCGCAAGGCCTCCCGCGAGGTAGCTGATGTCGATGGTGTCTTCGCCTCCACCCTCGCGACCAAGCCCGATCACGACGGCCGCCTGGCGATGAAGGATTTCGAGGTCGCCTTTGCCCAGCTGCCTGACGAACAGCGCGAAGCGCTGATCCTTGTCGGCGCATCCGGCTTTTCCTACGAGGAAGCCGCCGAAACCTGTGGCTGTGCGGTCGGCACCATCAAGTCGCGGGCCAACCGGGGCCGCGCGAAACTTGCCGAACTGCTCAAACTCGACGACAACGAGTCGATGGAACTGACGGACCAGTCCACGATGGCAGTACTTGCCTCGAACGCCAGGTCAGCTGGCTGA
- a CDS encoding NepR family anti-sigma factor → MAHDSEKNNVHRQIDENLKRVFQSKAEEDLPDRFKDLLKQLKDRDSGTGAPSE, encoded by the coding sequence ATGGCGCATGACAGCGAAAAGAACAACGTACATCGGCAAATTGACGAGAACCTCAAGCGAGTGTTCCAGAGCAAGGCAGAAGAAGACCTGCCCGACCGGTTCAAGGATCTCCTGAAGCAGTTGAAGGACCGCGACTCCGGCACGGGAGCACCCTCTGAATGA
- a CDS encoding response regulator, with protein MDTVSDDLATRVAMELPYLRRYARALTGSQTSGDNYAAATLEALLEDPAIMDQARSTKVSLFGAFHAIWVTSGTPVDEGETGLRAKALAHLSKLTTNTREALLLRSIEEFSFDDIAEIMQTSPAEAQELVAIAQRELADSVTGKIMIIEDEAIIAMDLQSIVADMGHAVTGVARTRDEAVKLGMAERPDLIFADIQLADNSSGIDAVNDLMRELGDLPVIFITAFPERLLTGEKPEPAFLITKPYTEEQVRLAASQAMFFSSTETLHS; from the coding sequence ATGGACACCGTTTCCGACGATCTCGCGACACGTGTCGCAATGGAGCTTCCTTACCTTCGTCGGTATGCGCGGGCCCTGACTGGCAGCCAGACTTCGGGCGACAACTACGCCGCCGCGACACTGGAAGCCCTGTTGGAGGATCCGGCAATCATGGACCAGGCGCGATCGACCAAGGTGTCGCTGTTCGGCGCCTTCCACGCGATCTGGGTGACGTCCGGCACGCCGGTCGACGAGGGAGAGACCGGGCTGCGCGCCAAGGCGCTGGCGCATCTGAGCAAGCTGACGACCAACACGCGCGAGGCGCTCCTGTTGCGCAGCATCGAGGAATTTTCCTTCGACGACATCGCGGAGATCATGCAAACCAGCCCGGCCGAGGCGCAGGAACTTGTGGCCATCGCGCAGCGCGAACTGGCCGACAGCGTCACCGGCAAGATCATGATCATCGAGGACGAAGCGATCATCGCCATGGATCTGCAAAGCATCGTCGCCGATATGGGCCATGCGGTCACCGGCGTCGCGCGGACGCGGGACGAGGCGGTGAAGCTGGGGATGGCTGAGCGGCCGGACCTGATTTTTGCCGACATCCAGTTGGCCGACAATTCGTCGGGCATCGACGCCGTGAACGACTTGATGCGCGAATTGGGCGATCTGCCGGTGATCTTCATCACCGCTTTCCCCGAACGGCTTCTGACAGGGGAAAAGCCGGAACCGGCCTTCCTGATCACCAAGCCCTACACGGAGGAGCAGGTGCGGCTGGCGGCCTCGCAGGCGATGTTCTTCTCCTCGACGGAGACGCTGCACAGCTGA
- a CDS encoding DUF1328 domain-containing protein, with protein MLYWALIFLLVAVVAAVFGFGGIASASAGIAQILFFVFLVLFVIAMVARAVRGRAP; from the coding sequence ATGCTGTATTGGGCACTTATCTTCCTGCTGGTTGCCGTCGTCGCCGCAGTCTTCGGCTTTGGTGGCATTGCCAGCGCATCAGCCGGGATCGCGCAGATCCTGTTTTTCGTCTTCCTCGTGCTGTTCGTCATCGCCATGGTCGCACGGGCCGTCCGCGGGCGCGCACCTTGA
- a CDS encoding PLDc N-terminal domain-containing protein: protein MLEGIFGLIILVLDIWAIVSILGSAASVGKKVLWTLLVLVLPVIGFIIWYVAGPRSSAARV, encoded by the coding sequence ATGTTGGAAGGCATTTTCGGCCTCATCATCCTGGTCCTCGATATCTGGGCCATCGTCTCGATCCTCGGTTCCGCCGCTTCGGTCGGGAAAAAGGTTCTTTGGACCCTTCTGGTCCTTGTCCTGCCGGTGATCGGTTTCATCATCTGGTACGTCGCGGGGCCGCGATCCTCCGCCGCGCGGGTCTGA
- a CDS encoding YihY/virulence factor BrkB family protein codes for MRRFLTLPRAVIAQITDTNMALVAAGVAFYGMLALFPGLAATIALWGLISDPAVLVEQIELLHAIVPEEVFGLVEKQITNLTQTSGDRLGWAGLLSLLVAIWSSRSGVASLILGLNMIHGRRNRGSIRHYLTALALTVSLLGVALVALTSVVIAPIVLSFVPLGPLAALLVELIRWVAAIGVLLVGLALIYRYGPNNRGERLRWVTPGAVLAVLVWAVASYGFSLYISNFGRYNEVYGSIGAAVAMLIWLYISAFLILLGASLNVQIKRQTNGSPTAGRAEGDDTAMEAEAQGRSPPDTAGAQGRQADDHRDPTRA; via the coding sequence ATGCGCCGATTTCTGACCCTGCCGCGCGCCGTGATCGCGCAAATCACTGACACCAACATGGCCCTGGTGGCCGCAGGGGTGGCATTCTACGGCATGTTGGCGCTGTTTCCCGGTCTGGCCGCGACTATCGCATTGTGGGGGCTGATCTCGGATCCCGCGGTCCTGGTGGAGCAGATCGAGTTGCTGCACGCCATCGTCCCGGAGGAAGTCTTTGGCCTGGTCGAGAAACAGATCACGAACCTGACCCAGACCAGTGGCGACCGGCTGGGCTGGGCCGGGCTGCTCTCCTTGCTGGTGGCGATCTGGTCCTCGCGGTCGGGCGTGGCCTCGTTGATCCTGGGGTTGAACATGATCCACGGGCGACGCAACCGGGGCAGCATCCGGCACTACCTGACGGCGCTGGCGCTGACCGTGTCTCTGTTGGGGGTGGCGCTGGTGGCGTTAACCTCGGTGGTGATCGCGCCGATCGTGCTGTCCTTCGTTCCGCTGGGGCCGCTGGCGGCGCTGCTGGTCGAGCTGATCCGCTGGGTCGCGGCGATCGGCGTGCTGCTGGTCGGGCTGGCGCTGATCTACCGCTATGGCCCCAACAACCGGGGCGAACGGCTGCGCTGGGTGACGCCGGGCGCGGTGCTGGCGGTCCTGGTCTGGGCCGTCGCGTCCTATGGCTTCTCGCTCTATATTTCGAATTTCGGCCGCTATAATGAGGTCTATGGCTCTATCGGGGCGGCGGTGGCGATGCTGATCTGGCTATATATCAGCGCCTTCCTGATCCTGCTGGGCGCATCGTTGAATGTACAGATCAAGCGCCAGACAAACGGCAGCCCCACCGCCGGCAGGGCCGAGGGCGACGACACGGCCATGGAGGCCGAAGCCCAAGGCCGCAGCCCTCCTGACACCGCGGGGGCGCAGGGCCGGCAGGCGGATGATCACCGCGACCCGACGCGGGCCTGA
- the hemE gene encoding uroporphyrinogen decarboxylase has translation MTETTTATPPRSGNRADKTLLRALRGEALPTPPVWMMRQAGRYLPEYKATRAQAGDFLSLCYTPDLAAEVTLQPIRRFGFDGAILFADILLVPQALGADLWFVTGEGPRLSTITAQAEFDALKPAADVHETLSPVYETLRILTRELPAETTLIGFAGAPWTVATYMIAGRGTPDQGPAHALKAANRPLFEALLNRITDATIEYLSAQITAGAEAVKLFDSWAGSLSAAEFDAYATAPAKRIIAELKARHGDVPVIAFPRQAGDKYRGFHAATGADCVALDDSVTPDWAAANVQVDGCVQGNLASRHMVTGGEALVSETRAIVEAFRGGPHIFNLGHGITPDADPDNVRLMVETVRSA, from the coding sequence ATGACCGAGACCACCACCGCCACGCCCCCCCGCAGCGGCAACCGCGCCGACAAGACCCTCCTGCGCGCCCTGCGCGGCGAGGCCCTGCCCACGCCGCCGGTCTGGATGATGCGGCAGGCCGGGCGCTACCTGCCGGAATACAAGGCAACGCGGGCGCAGGCGGGCGACTTCCTGTCGCTGTGCTACACCCCGGACCTGGCCGCCGAGGTCACATTGCAACCGATCCGCCGCTTCGGCTTTGACGGGGCGATTCTGTTCGCCGACATCCTGTTGGTGCCGCAGGCCCTGGGCGCCGACCTGTGGTTCGTCACCGGCGAGGGTCCACGCCTGTCGACGATCACCGCCCAGGCGGAGTTCGACGCGCTGAAACCGGCCGCCGATGTGCATGAGACCCTTTCGCCCGTCTACGAGACACTGCGCATCCTGACGCGCGAATTGCCCGCCGAGACGACATTGATCGGCTTTGCCGGGGCGCCCTGGACGGTGGCGACCTACATGATCGCCGGGCGCGGCACCCCGGACCAGGGGCCGGCCCATGCGCTGAAGGCCGCGAACCGTCCCCTGTTCGAGGCGCTGCTGAACCGGATCACCGATGCGACGATCGAATACCTGTCCGCCCAGATCACGGCGGGCGCCGAGGCGGTGAAACTGTTCGACAGCTGGGCCGGCTCCCTTTCTGCGGCGGAGTTCGACGCCTATGCCACCGCCCCGGCCAAACGGATCATTGCCGAGCTGAAGGCCCGGCATGGCGATGTCCCGGTCATCGCCTTTCCCCGTCAGGCCGGCGACAAGTATCGCGGGTTCCACGCCGCCACCGGCGCTGATTGCGTGGCGCTGGATGACAGCGTGACGCCGGATTGGGCGGCGGCCAACGTGCAGGTGGATGGCTGCGTGCAGGGCAATCTGGCCTCCCGGCACATGGTCACGGGAGGCGAGGCGCTGGTGTCTGAGACCCGCGCCATCGTTGAGGCGTTCCGGGGCGGGCCGCATATCTTCAACCTGGGCCATGGCATCACGCCGGATGCCGATCCCGACAACGTCCGCCTGATGGTGGAGACGGTGCGCAGCGCCTGA
- the hemC gene encoding hydroxymethylbilane synthase, translating to MSIELPSPAQPLKIGTRGSPLAVAQAEETRRRIATAFDLPDDAFEICPISTSGDRIQDRPLKEVGGKGLFTREIEQAMITGEIDIAVHSMKDMPVLQPSGLVLDCYLPREDFRDAFVSTAYAGLADIPAGTRVGTSSLRRRAQVLVARPDLEVVEFRGNVQTRLRKLADNVAGATFLAMAGLNRLDMAHVARGPLMPEEMLPAIAQGAIGVERRADDRRAAALLEAIHDPATAEQLAAERAFLARLDGSCETPIAGLAEVTGGTLRLRGEILRPDGSERLCDDRSAPVADGAELGRAMAAEMLTLAGPGFFDWRG from the coding sequence ATGTCGATCGAATTGCCCAGCCCCGCCCAGCCCCTGAAGATCGGAACCCGTGGCTCGCCGCTTGCCGTTGCGCAGGCCGAAGAGACGCGCCGCCGGATCGCCACCGCCTTCGATCTGCCCGATGACGCCTTCGAGATCTGCCCGATTTCCACCTCCGGCGACCGCATCCAGGATCGCCCGCTGAAGGAGGTCGGCGGCAAGGGCCTGTTCACCCGCGAGATCGAGCAGGCGATGATCACCGGTGAAATCGACATCGCGGTGCATTCGATGAAGGACATGCCGGTGCTGCAACCCAGCGGGCTGGTGCTGGATTGCTACCTGCCGCGAGAGGATTTTCGCGATGCCTTTGTCTCCACCGCCTATGCGGGGCTGGCGGATATTCCGGCAGGCACGCGGGTCGGCACCTCGTCGCTGCGGCGACGGGCGCAGGTTCTGGTGGCACGGCCCGACCTGGAGGTGGTGGAGTTTCGCGGCAACGTCCAGACCCGCCTGCGCAAGCTGGCCGATAACGTGGCCGGGGCGACATTTCTGGCGATGGCCGGGCTGAACCGGCTGGATATGGCGCATGTGGCGCGCGGACCGCTGATGCCCGAGGAAATGCTGCCCGCCATCGCGCAAGGCGCCATCGGGGTGGAGCGCCGTGCCGATGACCGCCGCGCCGCCGCGCTGCTGGAGGCGATCCACGATCCCGCCACCGCCGAACAGCTGGCCGCCGAACGTGCCTTTCTGGCGCGGCTGGACGGGTCGTGCGAAACGCCGATTGCCGGGCTGGCCGAGGTGACGGGCGGTACCCTGCGCCTGCGCGGGGAGATCCTGCGCCCCGACGGGTCCGAACGGCTGTGCGATGACCGCAGCGCACCGGTCGCCGACGGGGCCGAACTGGGCCGGGCCATGGCGGCAGAAATGCTGACCCTTGCGGGGCCGGGCTTCTTCGACTGGCGCGGCTGA
- a CDS encoding RNA pyrophosphohydrolase, with the protein MTPEDIAKLPYRPCVGVMLINAEGRVFTGQRMDFKSDAWQMPQGGIDPGESVETAALRELWEETGITADKVTVEAMTEGWIPYDLPHELVPRIWKGQFRGQEQKWVLMRFHGTDADVNIATEHPEFAEWTWMPVDALIDNIVPFKRAVYSRVLDAFGDRL; encoded by the coding sequence ATGACACCCGAAGATATCGCCAAACTGCCCTACCGCCCCTGTGTGGGGGTCATGCTGATCAATGCCGAAGGCCGCGTATTCACCGGCCAGCGGATGGATTTCAAATCCGACGCCTGGCAGATGCCCCAGGGCGGTATTGATCCGGGCGAAAGCGTGGAGACGGCAGCCCTGCGGGAATTGTGGGAGGAAACCGGCATCACCGCCGACAAGGTCACGGTCGAGGCGATGACAGAGGGATGGATCCCCTATGACCTGCCGCACGAGCTGGTGCCCCGGATCTGGAAGGGCCAGTTTCGCGGCCAGGAACAGAAATGGGTGCTGATGCGGTTTCACGGAACCGACGCGGATGTGAACATCGCCACCGAACATCCCGAATTCGCGGAATGGACCTGGATGCCGGTTGATGCGTTGATCGACAATATCGTGCCGTTCAAACGCGCGGTCTATTCCCGCGTTCTCGACGCTTTCGGAGACAGGTTGTGA
- a CDS encoding LysR substrate-binding domain-containing protein gives MRKSYIPSVGELEAFCASARLGTTHAAAQDLGRTQSAVSRAIAGLEDRLGVALFHRARKRLVLSDAGRAFLRDAERLLADLNAAAVGVMAFGGQTGVLRLATLPSFGRSWLIPRLGAFQSAVPGVTFDMAARLAPVNFDAEPFDLAIQRSQHRSEGAHHLHLLDETLVVVGAPTLIGRGGPLADDDLLRLPLLQQATRPTLWPDWFRRAELDPRRTLRGARFDHFDMVIDAAIAGLGLGLVPEILARAPLAQGRLRLASPHEMPTGQAYTLIYPDRSAALPHFARFRDWITAEIAGIWA, from the coding sequence ATGCGCAAATCTTACATCCCCTCCGTCGGAGAGCTTGAAGCCTTTTGCGCATCTGCGCGTCTGGGCACGACCCACGCCGCCGCGCAGGATCTGGGCCGCACGCAAAGCGCCGTCAGCCGGGCCATCGCGGGGCTGGAGGACCGGCTGGGCGTGGCGCTGTTTCATCGCGCGCGCAAACGGCTGGTGCTGTCGGACGCAGGCCGGGCCTTCCTGCGCGATGCCGAACGGCTGTTGGCCGATTTGAATGCCGCCGCCGTGGGGGTCATGGCCTTTGGCGGGCAGACCGGCGTGCTACGGCTGGCCACCCTGCCCAGTTTCGGACGATCCTGGCTGATCCCCAGGTTAGGCGCCTTTCAATCCGCGGTGCCGGGCGTGACCTTCGACATGGCCGCACGCCTGGCGCCGGTGAATTTCGACGCCGAACCCTTTGATCTGGCGATCCAGCGCAGCCAGCACCGCAGCGAAGGCGCGCATCACCTGCATCTGCTGGACGAAACGCTGGTCGTGGTGGGCGCCCCGACGCTGATCGGGCGCGGGGGGCCACTGGCCGATGACGACCTGTTGCGCCTGCCCCTGCTGCAACAGGCCACCCGCCCGACGCTCTGGCCTGATTGGTTCCGCCGGGCAGAGCTGGACCCTCGCCGCACCCTGCGCGGCGCACGATTCGACCATTTCGACATGGTGATCGACGCCGCCATCGCCGGTCTGGGCCTGGGGCTGGTGCCCGAGATCCTGGCCCGCGCACCCCTGGCGCAGGGGCGGCTGCGCCTTGCATCGCCGCACGAGATGCCCACCGGACAGGCCTATACCCTGATCTACCCCGATCGCAGCGCCGCCCTGCCCCATTTCGCGCGGTTCCGCGACTGGATCACCGCCGAAATCGCCGGGATCTGGGCCTGA
- a CDS encoding acyl-CoA dehydrogenase yields MTIADKPLLKDKDRPNMSSFAWEDPFLLNDQLEEDERMIADSARAFSQDRLMGRVEKMYLEEGVDPEIFAEMGEAGMLGVTVPEEYGGLGAGYVSYGLVAREVERVDSGFRSMCSVQSSLVMYPIYAYGSEAQRKKYLPKLASGEWIGCFGLTEPDAGSDPGGMKTTARKSDGGYVLNGAKMWISNSPIADVFVVWAKSEAHDGAIRGFVLEKGMKGLSAPKIGGKLSLRASITGEVVMDNVEVGEDALLPHVSGLKGPFGCLNRARYGIAWGVMGAAEDCWLQARSYGMDRTQFGKPLAGMQLYQKKLADMQTEITLGLQAALRVGRLFDAAKAAPEMVSLIKRNNCGKALDIARMARDMHGGNGIQIEYKVMRHAANLETVNTYEGTHDVHALILGRAQTGLQAFF; encoded by the coding sequence ATGACCATCGCCGACAAGCCGCTTCTGAAGGACAAGGACCGTCCGAACATGTCCAGCTTTGCCTGGGAAGACCCCTTCCTGCTGAACGATCAGCTGGAAGAGGACGAACGGATGATCGCGGACAGTGCGCGGGCGTTTTCGCAGGATCGGCTGATGGGCCGGGTGGAGAAGATGTACCTGGAAGAAGGCGTCGATCCCGAGATCTTCGCCGAGATGGGCGAAGCCGGGATGCTTGGCGTCACGGTGCCGGAGGAATACGGCGGGCTGGGCGCGGGCTACGTGTCCTACGGTCTGGTCGCGCGGGAGGTGGAGCGCGTGGACAGCGGCTTCCGCTCCATGTGTTCGGTCCAATCCTCGTTGGTGATGTACCCGATCTACGCCTACGGCTCCGAAGCGCAGCGCAAGAAATATCTGCCCAAACTGGCTTCGGGCGAATGGATCGGCTGTTTCGGCCTGACGGAGCCCGACGCGGGCTCCGATCCCGGCGGGATGAAGACCACGGCCAGGAAATCCGACGGCGGCTACGTGCTGAACGGCGCGAAGATGTGGATTTCCAACTCGCCCATCGCGGATGTCTTCGTGGTCTGGGCCAAGTCGGAGGCGCATGACGGGGCGATCCGCGGCTTTGTCCTGGAAAAGGGCATGAAGGGCCTGTCCGCCCCCAAGATCGGCGGCAAGCTGAGCCTGCGCGCCTCCATCACCGGCGAGGTCGTGATGGACAATGTCGAGGTCGGCGAGGACGCGTTGCTGCCGCATGTGTCCGGCCTGAAAGGTCCGTTCGGTTGTCTGAACCGCGCGCGCTACGGCATCGCCTGGGGCGTGATGGGCGCGGCCGAAGATTGCTGGCTTCAAGCGCGCAGCTACGGCATGGACCGCACCCAGTTCGGCAAGCCGCTGGCGGGGATGCAGCTGTACCAGAAGAAACTGGCCGACATGCAGACGGAGATCACCCTGGGCCTGCAAGCCGCGCTGCGCGTCGGCCGGCTGTTCGATGCGGCGAAGGCGGCGCCGGAAATGGTGTCCTTGATCAAGCGCAACAATTGCGGCAAGGCGCTGGATATCGCGCGCATGGCCCGCGACATGCATGGCGGCAACGGCATCCAGATCGAATACAAGGTGATGCGCCATGCCGCCAACCTGGAGACGGTGAACACCTACGAAGGCACCCATGACGTGCACGCCCTGATCCTGGGCCGGGCGCAGACCGGGTTGCAGGCGTTCTTCTGA